A portion of the Juglans microcarpa x Juglans regia isolate MS1-56 chromosome 1D, Jm3101_v1.0, whole genome shotgun sequence genome contains these proteins:
- the LOC121248775 gene encoding LOB domain-containing protein 33-like translates to MTGIGSSCGACKFLRRKCTSECVFAPYFCYDQAASHFAAVHKVFGASNVSKLLLHLPVHNRSVAATTIAYEALARVRDPIYGCVADIFALQQQVANLQEEIEILGNQMANVAVRASSCGSSQANTSPYDGLQFSSQHDDMYTQYYQNQQGGLLSYTGNSTANHASFDSQMDIQLPPLYGWENQNLFDDSVPTILESLIEEISEETPWLYKNMNVKTCAGPI, encoded by the exons ATGACAGGGATTGGCTCTTCATGTGGAGCGTGCAAGTTCCTCAGGAGAAAGTGCACCAGTGAATGTGTGTTTGCTCCTTACTTTTGTTATGACCAAGCTGCATCCCACTTTGCAGCAGTGCACAAGGTGTTTGGTGCAAGTAACGTTTCAAAGCTATTACTACACCTACCAGTACACAACCGAAGTGTCGCGGCAACCACCATTGCTTATGAGGCACTGGCTAGGGTGCGGGATCCCATTTATGGTTGCGTTGCCGATATCTTTGCACTCCAACAACAG GTTGCCAACTTACAAGAGGAGATAGAGATCCTTGGGAACCAAATGGCTAATGTTGCAGTTCGTGCCAGCAGTTGTGGAAGCTCTCAAGCAAATACCAGCCCATATGATGGGTTACAATTCTCTTCGCAACATGATGACATGTATacacaatattatcaaaaccaACAAGGTGGTCTACTTTCCTATACTGGAAATTCGACTGCCAACCATGCCTCCTTTGATAGCCAGATGGATATACAGCTCCCTCCTTTATATGGATGGGAAAACCAAAACTTATTTGATGACTCTGTTCCAACTATCTTAGAGAGCCTCATTGAGGAAATTAGCGAAGAGACTCCATGGTTGTACAAGAATATGAATGTCAAAACCTGCGCGGGTCCAATCTAA
- the LOC121247087 gene encoding LOW QUALITY PROTEIN: AT-hook motif nuclear-localized protein 15-like (The sequence of the model RefSeq protein was modified relative to this genomic sequence to represent the inferred CDS: inserted 2 bases in 2 codons) → MANRWWDGNVTMRGVGPMSSALSLDLSNPDDDNGGLNRLGPRREQEFMNRNIATHNNYTSNTNTTPTNSSTSNTSPQKLNPEDEDSRDNENDGEDPNTGAQENIEAGSSGRRPRGRPPGSRNKPKPPIVITKESPNALRSHVLEISSGSDIAECIAKFANRRHRGXSVLSGSGIVTDVTLRQAAAPGGMISLNGRFEILSLSGAFLPAXSPLGAMGLTVYLAGGQGQVVGGSVVGALVASGPVMVIAATFTNATYERLPLEDDPAAGEGMQVQQQSGMNPGTTGNSVCPGLGEAAVAASMPVYNLPPNLVPNGQIPQDVFWGPLRPPPY, encoded by the exons ATGGCGAATCGATGGTGGGATGGGAATGTAACGATGAGAGGGGTGGGACCCATGTCCTCGGCCTTGTCGCTTGACCTGAGCAACCCAGACGATGACAATGGTGGATTGAACCGGCTCGGACCCAGAAGAGAGCAAGAATTCATGAACAGAAACATCGCCACCCACAACAATTACACGAGTAATACAAATACCACTCCTACCAATAGCAGCACCAGCAACACAAGTCCACAGAAGCTAAATCCTGAAGACGAAGATAGCCGAGACAATGAGAACGATGGCGAAGATCCCAACACTGGAGCCCAAGAAAACATCGAGGCCGGTAGTAGTGGCCGCCGACCCCGAGGCCGACCTCCAGGGTCGAGGAACAAGCCGAAGCCTCCAATAGTGATTACCAAAGAAAGTCCAAATGCCCTCCGAAGCCATGTGTTGGAAATTAGCAGTGGCAGCGATATTGCCGAGTGCATTGCGAAGTTTGCTAATAGGCGGCATCGAG TCTCAGTTCTCAGTGGTAGTGGCATTGTCACCGACGTTACTCTCAGGCAAGCCGCTGCACCGGGCGGAATGATCTCGCTTAATGGAAGATTTGAGATATTGTCTCTGTCGGGTGCCTTCTTGCCTG CATCGCCCCTGGGGGCTATGGGGTTAACTGTGTATTTAGCTGGCGGGCAGGGTCAGGTTGTTGGCGGGTCTGTAGTGGGGGCGCTGGTAGCGTCGGGACCCGTTATGGTGATTGCAGCGACGTTTACGAATGCAACGTACGAGAGGTTGCCACTAGAAGACGATCCGGCTGCTGGGGAGGGAATGCAAGTGCAGCAACAATCAGGGATGAATCCAGGTACTACTGGAAATTCAGTATGTCCAGGCTTAGGTGAAGCAGCTGTAGCAGCTTCAATGCCCGTGTACAATCTGCCTCCAAATTTAGTGCCAAATGGTCAGATCCCCCAGGATGTTTTCTGGGGTCCTCTGCGTCCACCTCCCTACTGA
- the LOC121258294 gene encoding ARF guanine-nucleotide exchange factor GNOM has translation MGRLKLQTGINSIEEEPEDCDTAYSNKATLSCMINSEIGAVLAVMRRNVRWGGRYMSGDDQLEHSLIQSLKALRKQIFSWPHQWHTINPAVYLQPFLDVIRSDETGAPITSVALSSVHKILSLDVIDQNTVNVENAMHLVVDSVTSCRFEVTDPASEEVVLMKILQVLLSCMKSQASVMLSNQHVCTIVNTCFRIVHQAGSKGELLQRIARHTMHEIVRSIFSHLPDVDNTERSLVNGSNTVKKEIGGLNNEYSLGSSQLENGNMGSDYDGQPLSTNFTTNVSTGSLATGTNEKTIRSVNGKETVSYDLHLMTDGVPCMVEIFHFLCSLLNVVEHVGNDPRSIAYEEDVPLFALGLINSAIELGGPSIRHHPRLLSLIQDELFRNLMQFGLSTSPLILSMVCSIVLNLYHHLRTELKLQLEAFFSCVILRLAQSRYGASYQQQEVAMEALVDFCRQKTFMVEMYANLDCDITCTNIFEELANLLSKSAFPVNCPLSSMHILALDGLIAVIQGMAERIGNTSAGSEHAPVSLEEYTPFWMVKCDNYSDPNHWVPFVRRRKYIKRRLMIGADHFNRDPKKGLEFLQGTHLLPDKLDPQSVACFFRYTAGLDKNLVGDFLGNHDEFCVQVLHEFAWTFDFQDMNLDTALRLFLETFRLPGESQKIQRVLEAFSERYYEQSPQILANKDAALLLSYSLIMLNTDQHNVQVKKKMTEDDFIRNNRHINGGSDLPREFLSELYHSICKNEIRTTPEQGAGFPEMTPSRWIDLMHKSKKTAPFIVSDSRAYLDHDMFAIMSGPTIAAISVVFDHAEHEEVYQTCIDGFLAVAKISACHHLEDVLDDLVVSLCKFTTLLSPSSVEEPVLAFGDDMKARMATVTVFTIANRYGDYIRTGWRNILDCILRLHKLGLLPARVASDAADELEVSADTGHGKPLTSSLSSAHMPSMGTPRRSSGLMGRFSQLLSLDTEEPRSQPTEQQLAAHQRTLQTIQKCHIDSIFTESKFLKAESLLQLARALIWAAGRPQKGNSSPEDEDTAVFCLELLIAITLNNRDRIVLLWQGVYEHISNIVQSTVLPGALVEKAVFGLLRICQRLLPYKENLADELLRSLQLVLKLDPRVADAFSEQITQEVNRLVKANASHIRSQLGWRTITSLLSNTARQPEASEAGFDALLFIMSDGAHLSPANYVLCVDSSRQFAESRVGQAERSVRALDLMAGSVNCLARWMSEAKEAMGEEEALRTSQDIGEMWFRLVQGLRKVCLDQREEVRNHALLSLQKCLTGVDELHLPHGLWSQCFDTVIFTMLDDLLEIAQGHSQKDYRNMEGTLILVMKLLSKVFLQLLNDLSQLTTFCKLWLGVLSRMEKYMKVKVRGKRSEKLQELVPELLKNTLLVMKTRGVLVQRSALGGDSLWELTWLHVNNISLSLQSEVFPDQDSEPPQHKQSQTGGVPVSHETGSVPPNETVASESAGTGG, from the exons ATGGGCCGTCTAAAGCTGCAAACTGGAATCAACTCAATTGAGGAGGAACCTGAGGACTGTGATACTGCCTATTCTAATAAAGCTACTCTATCATGCATGATTAATTCAGAGATTGGTGCTGTATTGGCAGTCATGAGGAGAAATGTAAGATGGGGGGGTCGTTATATGTCAGGTGATGATCAGCTGGAGCATTCCCTAATTCAGTCATTGAAAGCACTACGGAAGCAAATCTTTTCATGGCCACATCAGTGGCATACTATCAACCCTGCCGTTTATCTCCAGCCATTTCTGGATGTGATTCGCTCGGACGAAACTGGTGCCCCAATCACTAGTGTTGCTCTGTCATCCGTACACAAGATTTTATCTCTTGATGTGATTGACCAAAATACTGTGAATGTTGAAAATGCTATGCACTTGGTAGTTGATTCTGTCACTAGCTGTCGATTTGAGGTGACTGATCCTGCATCAGAAGAAGTGGTACTGATGAAGATACTACAGGTTCTTCTGTCTTGTATGAAAAGTCAAGCTTCTGTTATGTTGAGTAATCAGCACGTTTGCACGATAGTGAATACTTGTTTCCGTATAGTTCACCAAGCAGGATCAAAAGGTGAGTTGTTGCAGCGTATAGCTCGCCACACAATGCATGAAATTGTTAGAAGTATATTCTCGCACCTTCCAGATGTTGACAACACAGAACGTTCATTGGTTAATGGCAGCAATACTGTAAAAAAGGAG ATTGGTGGTCTCAATAATGAGTATTCTTTGGGAAGTTCTCAATTGGAGAACGGCAACATGGGTTCTGATTATGATGGTCAACCATTATCCACGAATTTTACTACCAATGTTTCCACAGGTTCACTAGCAACCGGGACTAATGAAAAAACAATTCGGTCTGTCAATGGAAAGGAAACTGTTTCATATGACTTGCATCTGATGACTGATGGGGTCCCCTGCATGGtggaaatatttcatttcctaTGCTCTTTGTTAAATGTTGTTGAGCATGTGGGAAATGACCCCAGATCAATAGCATATGAAGAGGACGTGCCTCTTTTTGCACTGGGTTTGATAAACTCGGCTATAGAATTGGGTGGACCTTCCATTCGCCATCATCCCAGGCTGTTGAGTTTGATTCAGGATGAATTATTCCGAAATCTGATGCAATTCGGCTTGTCAACGAGTCCACTTATTCTTTCAATGGTGTGCAGCATCGTTCTCAATCTGTATCATCATCTTCGAACAGAACTCAAATTACAGCTTGAGGCTTTCTTTTCCTGTGTGATTTTGAGGCTTGCACAAAGCAGATATGGGGCTTCATACCAGCAGCAGGAGGTTGCCATGGAGGCTCTTGTTGACTTCTGCAGGCAGAAAACATTTATGGTCGAGATGTATGCCAACTTAGATTGCGATATAACTTGCACTAACATCTTTGAAGAACTAGCTAATCTGTTGTCAAAGAGTGCATTTCCTGTGAACTGTCCTCTGTCATCAATGCACATCCTTGCTTTGGATGGTCTTATTGCTGTTATTCAGGGAATGGCAGAGAGGATAGGCAACACATCAGCTGGTTCAGAACATGCTCCAGTGAGTCTTGAAGAGTACACTCCATTTTGGATGGTGAAGTGTGACAACTACAGTGATCCTAATCATTGGGTTCCTTTTGTCCGTCGAAGGAAGTACATCAAGAGACGGTTGATGATTGGAGCTGATCACTTTAATCGTGATCCCAAAAAAGGGCTGGAGTTTCTCCAAGGAACACATCTCCTACCTGACAAACTTGACCCCCAAAGCGTGGCCTGCTTTTTCAGGTACACTGCTGGCTTGGATAAGAATCTTGTTGGTGATTTCCTGGGGAACCATGATGAATTTTGTGTTCAGGTCCTTCATGAATTTGCTTGGACTTTTGATTTCCAAGACATGAATTTGGACACTGCACTGCGGCTGTTTTTAGAAACTTTCCGACTGCCTGGAGAATCACAAAAGATACAAAGGGTGCTTGAGGCATTCTCAGAGAGATACTATGAGCAATCACCACAGATTCTAGCTAACAAGGATGCTGCTTTGCTATTATCGTATTCACTCATAATGCTTAATACAGATCAACACAATGTAcaagtgaagaaaaagatgaccGAAGATGATTTCATCCGGAATAATAGGCACATCAACGGAGGCAGTGATCTGCCTCGAGAATTCCTGTCAGAACTGTACCACTCAATTTGCAAGAATGAGATCCGCACAACCCCAGAGCAAGGTGCTGGCTTTCCGGAAATGACCCCAAGCCGGTGGATTGATCTAATGCACAAATCCAAAAAAACTGCTCCATTCATTGTATCTGATTCCAGAGCCTACCTTGACCACGATATGTTTGCCATAATGTCAGGCCCAACAATTGCTGCTATCTCTGTGGTATTTGATCATGCGGAACATGAAGAAGTTTACCAAACATGTATTGATGGATTCTTGGCAGTTGCAAAGATTTCGGCATGCCATCATCTTGAAGATGTATTGGATGATCTAGTCGTATCCCTCTGTAAGTTCACCACTCTCTTGAGTCCATCATCTGTTGAGGAACCGGTGCTAGCCTTTGGTGATGACATGAAAGCAAGAATGGCAACTGTGACTGTTTTCACTATTGCAAATAGGTATGGTGATTATATCCGCACAGGTTGGAGAAATATTTTGGATTGTATCTTAAGACTGCACAAGCTTGGTCTTCTTCCAGCTCGTGTGGCCAGTGATGCTGCTGATGAATTGGAGGTTTCTGCTGACACCGGGCATGGGAAGCCTCTCACGAGTTCTTTATCCTCGGCTCATATGCCATCCATGGGTACTCCTAGGAGATCCTCTGGATTAATGGGTCGGTTTAGCCAGCTTTTATCTCTTGATACAGAGGAGCCAAGATCCCAACCTACTGAACAACAACTTGCTGCTCATCAACGCACCCTTCAGACAATTCAAAAGTGCCACATTGACAGCATATTTACTGAAAGTAAGTTTCTGAAAGCTGAGTCGCTATTGCAGCTTGCACGAGCACTAATTTGGGCTGCTGGGCGACCTCAGAAAGGGAACAGCTCTCCTGAGGATGAAGATACAGCAGTTTTCTGCCTGGAGTTGCTAATTGCTATTACCCTGAACAATAGGGATAGGATTGTGCTTCTTTGGCAGGGTGTTTATGAGCACATATCTAATATTGTCCAGTCCACTGTACTGCCTGGTGCCCTGGTGGAAAAAGCTGTTTTTGGGCTCCTCCGGATTTGCCAACGGCTACTTCCGTATAAAGAGAACCTTGCTGATGAACTTTTAAGGTCACTGCAACTTGTTTTGAAGCTTGATCCCCGGGTGGCTGATGCATTTAGTGAACAAATTACACAGGAAGTCAATCGCCTTGTGAAAGCAAATGCCTCTCACATCAGATCCCAATTGGGGTGGCGCACAATTACATCCCTACTTTCCAACACAGCTCGGCAACCTGAAGCTTCTGAAGCAGGCTTTGatgcactgttgttcataatgTCTGATGGAGCTCACTTGTCGCCAGCGAATTATGTGCTTTGTGTAGATTCATCAAGGCAGTTTGCTGAGTCTCGTGTTGGACAGGCAGAAAGGTCTGTTCGTGCACTCGATCTTATGGCGGGCTCTGTTAATTGTTTAGCAAGGTGGATGAGTGAGGCCAAAGAAGCAATGGGGGAGGAGGAAGCTTTGAGAACGTCTCAGGACATTGGGGAGATGTGGTTCAGGCTTGTGCAGGGACTGAGGAAAGTTTGTTTGGACCAGAGAGAAGAAGTTAGAAATCATGCCCTATTATCGTTGCAGAAGTGCTTGACAGGAGTGGATGAGCTCCACCTTCCGCATGGTTTATGGTCACAGTGTTTTGATACAGTGATCTTCACAATGCTTGATGACTTGCTTGAAATTGCACAGGGGCACTCTCAAAAGGACTATCGAAACATGGAAGGCACCCTTATCCTTGTGATGAAGCTCTTGTCAAAAGTGTTTTTACAGTTACTCAATGATCTCTCACAATTAACTACATTCTGCAAACTATGGTTGGGTGTTCTCAGCCGAATGGAAAAGTATATGAAGGTGAAAGTTAGAGGGAAGAGGAGTGAGAAGCTTCAGGAGCTAGTACCGGAGCTCCTAAAAAACACTTTGCTTGTTATGAAAACAAGAGGAGTGCTTGTGCAGAGGAGTGCATTAGGTGGAGATAGCTTGTGGGAACTGACATGGCTACATGTAAATAACATCTCTCTTTCGTTGCAGTCTGAGGTTTTCCCAGATCAAGATTCAGAGCCACCACAGCATAAACAGAGTCAAACAGGGGGCGTTCCTGTATCTCATGAAACAGGGTCTGTTCCACCCAATGAAACAGTGGCCTCCGAAAGTGCCGGCACTGGAGGTTAG
- the LOC121259439 gene encoding probable phosphoribosylformylglycinamidine synthase, chloroplastic/mitochondrial, with product MASAREITAAEFLRGTSRLNVFLHRNFRSQKSHLLWGTLHRQGRRLGISNRGSVSLRCRAQAKPEAIVSGVVSSNIDEQSSLVEKHTKEVIHFYRIPLLQEGATAELLKSVQSKVSNQIVGLRTEQCFNIGLDSGLSSEKLSVLKWLLQETYEPENLGTESFLEKKRQEGLNTVIVEVGPRLSFTTAWSSNAVSICRACGLTEVARMERSRRYLLHSQGALQDHQINEFAAMVHDRMTECVYIQKLASFETNVVPEDVRYIPIMEKGRKALEEINQEMGLAFDEQDLKYYTRLFREEIKRNPTNVELFDIAQSNSEHSRHWFFTGRMIIDGQVMSRTLMQIVKSTLLANPNNSVIGFKDNSSAIKGFYVKQLRPIHPGSTCPLETAARELDILFTAETHNFPCAVAPYPGAETGAGGRIRDTHATGKGSFVVASTAGYCVGNLNMEGSYAPWEDPSFTYPSNLASPLQILIDASNGASDYGNKFGEPLIQGYTRTFGMRLPSGERREWLKPIMFSGGIGQIDHTHIVKGEPDIGMLVVKIGGPAYRIGMGGGAASSMVSGQNDAELDFNAVQRGDAEMAQKLYRVVRACIEMGEHNPIISIHDQGAGGNCNVVKEIIYPKGAEIDIRKVVVGDHTMSILEIWGAEYQEQDAILVKPESHNLLQSICDRERVSMAVIGAINGKGCVVLVDSLAIEKCHSSGLPPPPPAVDLELEKVLGDMPQKSFEFFRMVHVREPLDIAPGVTVMDSLKRVLRLPSVGSKRFLTTKVDRCVTGLVAQQQTVGPLQITLSDVAVIAQTYTDLTGGACAIGEQPIKGLLDPEAMARLAVGEALTNLVWAKVTSLSDVKASGNWMYAAKLDGEGAAMYDAAMALSEAMIKLGIAIDGGKDSLSMAAHAADEVVKAPGNLVISVYATCPDITKTVTPDLKLGDDGVLLHIDLAKGKRRLGGSALAQVFDQVGIECPDLEDVQYFKRVFEGIQDLIGDELISAGHDISDGGLLVCALEMAFAGNCGIVLDLTSNGKSLLQTLFAEELGLILEVSKNSLDTIIGKLSSLGVSSEIIGQVTANPLIELKFDGVTHLNEKTSLLRDMWEDTSFHLEKLQRLPTCVDLEKEGLKFRHEPSWELLFTPTFTSEKYMNATSKPRVAVIREEGSNGDREMSAAFYAAGFEPWDVTMSDLLKGTISLHEFRGIVFVGGFSYADVLDSAKGWSASIRFNQPLLNQFQEFYKRPDTFSLGVCNGCQLMALLGWVPGPQVGGVLGAGGDPSQPRFIHNESGRFECRFTSVSIKDSPAMMFKGMEGSTLGVWAAHGEGRAFFPDEGVLNDVLHSDLAPLRYCDDDGNVTESYPFNLNGSPLGVAAICSPDGRHLAMMPHPERCFLMWQFPWYPKKWNVDKKGPSPWLRMFQNAREWCS from the exons ATGGCCAGTGCTCGGGAAATTACAGCAGCCGAGTTTTTGCGG GGTACCAGTAGGCTAAATGTTTTTCTACATAGAAATTTCCGTAGCCAGAAAAGCCATTTGTTATGGGGTACACTGCATAGACAAGGTCGAAGACTTGGTATATCTAACAGAGGAAGTGTTTCATTGAGGTGTCGTGCTCAAGCAAAGCCCGAGGCTATTGTTTCTGGGGTTGTAAGCAGTAACATAGATGAGCAATCAAGCTTGGTCGAGAAGCATACCAAGGAAGTTATCCATTTTTATCGGATCCCGCTGCTTCAGGAAGGTGCAACCGCTGAACTTTTGAAGTCTGTTCAATCCAAAGTCTCAAATCAGATTGTTGGTTTGAGAACTGAACAGTGCTTCAATATAGGGCTTGATTCTGGGCTTTCAAGTGAAAAGCTTTCTGTTCTCAAGTGGCTTCTTCAGGAAACTTATGAGCCCGAGAATTTGGGGACAGAGAGCTTTCTTGAGAAGAAGAGGCAGGAGGGGTTGAATACAGTTATAGTTGAGGTTGGGCCTCGGCTGTCTTTTACAACAGCTTGGTCTTCAAATGCTGTATCGATTTGTCGAGCATGTGGATTGACAGAGGTGGCCCGCATGGAACGGTCAAGGAGATACTTGTTGCATAGCCAGGGTGCCCTGCAAGACCATCAGATTAATGAGTTTGCTGCAATGGTTCATGATCGGATGACTGAGTGTGTTTATATCCAGAAGCTTGCATCATTTGAGACCAATGTGGTTCCAGAGGATGTCCGCTATATACCCATCATGGAGAAGGGCCGGAAAGCATTGGAAGAAATTAATCAGGAAATGGGCTTGGCGTTTGATGAGCAAGATTTAAAGTATTACACCCGGCTCTTTCGGGAGGAAATCAAGCGGAATCCAACAAATGTGGAATTATTTGACATAGCACAATCAAATAGTGAGCACAGCAGGCACTGGTTTTTTACTGGTAGGATGATTATTGATGGACAGGTCATGAGTAGAACTCTCATGCAGATCGTGAAGAGCACCTTGCTGGCTAACCCAAATAATTCTGTCATTGGGTTTAAGGATAACTCGAGTGCTATCAAAGGGTTCTATGTGAAGCAATTGCGACCCATTCATCCTGGTTCAACATGCCCATTAGAGACAGCTGCACGTGaacttgatattttattcaCAGCTGAGACCCATAATTTTCCATGTGCAGTGGCACCATACCCTGGTGCAGAGACAGGTGCAGGAGGTCGCATCAGGGATACTCATGCGACAGGAAAGGGGTCTTTTGTGGTTGCATCTACAGCTGGTTATTGTGTTGGGAATCTCAACATGGAGGGGTCTTATGCTCCATGGGAAGATCCGTCCTTCACATACCCATCAAACTTGGCTTCACCTTTGCAAATCCTTATAGATGCTAGTAACGGTGCATCAGACTATGGGAACAAATTTGGAGAACCCTTAATTCAGGGCTACACTAGAACTTTTGGAATGAGACTCCCTAGTGGGGAGAGACGGGAATGGTTGAAGCCAATAATGTTTAGTGGAGGTATAGGGCAGATTGATCACACCCATATAGTTAAAGGAGAGCCTGACATTGGGATGTTGGTCGTAAAGATTGGGGGGCCTGCGTATCGTATTGGAATGGGTGGAGGAGCAGCATCAAGCATGGTTAGTGGCCAAAATGATGCAGAGCTTGATTTTAATGCTGTGCAGCGTGGAGATGCTGAGATGGCACAGAAGTTGTATCGCGTTGTTCGTGCCTGCATTGAAATGGGGGAGCATAACCCAATTATCAGCATTCATGATCAGGGGGCTGGTGGGAACTGTAATGTAGTGAAGGAAATTATATACCCCAAAGGTGCTGAGATTGATATCAGAAAAGTTGTAGTTGGTGACCACACGATGTCTATATTAGAGATTTGGGGTGCAGAATATCAGGAGCAAGATGCGATCTTGGTGAAGCCCGAAAGCCACAACCTGTTACAATCAATCTGTGATAGAGAAAGGGTTTCTATGGCTGTTATTGGAGCAATAAATGGCAAGGGATGTGTTGTTTTAGTTGATAGCTTGGCTATTGAGAAATGTCATTCGAGTGGACTCCCTCCCCCTCCTCCTGCTGTGGATCTTGAGCTTGAGAAAGTACTTGGTGACATGCCTCAGAAGTCCTTCGAGTTTTTCCGGATGGTTCATGTGCGAGAGCCCCTTGATATTGCTCCTGGGGTCACGGTAATGGATTCTTTGAAGAGGGTACTGAGACTTCCATCAGTTGGTTCAAAACGTTTCTTGACAACAAAAGTGGATAGATGTGTAACTGGTCTTGTGGCGCAGCAGCAAACTGTCGGTCCCTTGCAAATTACTCTTTCTGATGTTGCAGTCATTGCTCAGACTTACACTGATTTGACTGGAGGTGCATGTGCCATTGGGGAGCAGCCAATTAAAGGTCTGCTGGATCCAGAAGCTATGGCAAGGTTGGCTGTCGGGGAAGCACTCACAAATCTTGTTTGGGCGAAGGTCACTTCTCTTTCTGATGTTAAAGCGAGCGGTAATTGGATGTATGCTGCAAAGCTTGATGGGGAAGGAGCAGCCATGTATGATGCTGCTATGGCCCTTTCAGAAGCTATGATTAAACTTGGTATTGCTATTGATGGAGGAAAGGACAGTCTTTCCATGGCCGCTCATGCTGCAGATGAAGTTGTGAAGGCTCCTGGTAATCTTGTAATCAGTGTCTATGCCACTTGTCCTGACATAACAAAGACAGTAACCCCAGATTTGAAGCTTGGAGATGATGGCGTTCTGCTACACATTGATTTGGCAAAGGGAAAGCGGCGTTTAGGTGGATCTGCTCTTGCTCAGGTTTTTGACCAAGTTGGGATTGAATGTCCTGATCTCGAGGATGTTCAATACTTCAAAAGGGTTTTTGAAGGAATTCAGGACCTTATCGGAGATGAATTAATCTCTGCCGGTCATGACATCAGTGATGGGGGGCTTTTGGTTTGTGCCTTGGAGATGGCATTTGCTGGAAATTGTGGCATTGTTTTGGACTTGACTTCAAATGGGAAGAGCCTCTTGCAGACACTTTTCGCAGAAGAACTTGGTCTAATTCTTGAGGTAAGCAAGAACAGCTTGGACACTATAATAGGAAAGCTTAGCAGTTTAGGTGTTTCTTCTGAGATCATTGGACAAGTTACTGCAAATCCCTTGATAGAGTTAAAGTTTGATGGGGTAACTCATTTGAATGAGAAAACTTCACTGCTTAGGGACATGTGGGAGGATACCAGTTTTCATCTGGAAAAGCTCCAAAGATTGCCTACTTGTGTAGATTTAGAGAAAGAAGGTTTGAAATTTAGGCATGAACCTTCATGGGAATTGCTCTTTACTCCTACCTTCACAAGCGAGAAATATATGAATGCAACTTCAAAACCAAGAGTAGCTGTGATCCGAGAAGAAGGCAGCAATGGAGACAGAGAAATGTCTGCAGCATTCTATGCTGCTGGTTTTGAACCTTGGGATGTTACAATGTCTGACTTGCTTAAAGGAACCATTTCACTGCATGAGTTCCGTGGGATTGTGTTTGTTGGAGGTTTTAGCTATGCTGATGTGCTTGATTCTGCAAAAGGTTGGTCTGCTTCAATACGATTCAATCAACCCCTTTTAAATCAATTTCAGGAGTTCTACAAGCGGCCAGATACTTTCAGTCTCGGTGTTTGCAATGGGTGTCAGCTCATGGCTTTGTTGGGGTGGGTCCCAGGCCCCCAAGTTGGCGGGGTGCTTGGTGCTGGTGGGGATCCATCTCAGCCGAGGTTTATTCACAACGAATCAGGAAGGTTTGAATGTCGCTTTACAAGTGTGTCAATAAAGGACTCACCTGCTATGATGTTCAAAGGAATGGAAGGTAGTACTTTGGGTGTATGGGCTGCTCATGGTGAGGGAAGAGCATTTTTCCCTGATGAGGGCGTATTGAATGATGTGCTTCACTCAGACTTGGCTCCACTTAGATATTGTGATGATGATGGGAATGTGACAGAATCTTACCCTTTCAATTTGAATGGCTCTCCTTTAGGGGTTGCAGCTATTTGCTCTCCAGATGGAAGGCATCTTGCCATGATGCCTCATCCAGAACGTTGCTTCTTGATGTGGCAGTTTCCCTGGTATCCAAAGAAATGGAATGTGGACAAGAAAGGCCCTAGTCCTTGGTTGCGGATGTTCCAGAATGCTAGAGAGTGGTGCTCTTGA